Proteins from one Porites lutea chromosome 3, jaPorLute2.1, whole genome shotgun sequence genomic window:
- the LOC140931166 gene encoding 26S proteasome regulatory subunit 8 — MGFKFCQSHSNMAAGTAVMHFPSPRSTVKKEEPARRVHKIKADEMEVEEEKQHEGIQQYYITKIEALQMVVTEEIKNLRRLEAQRNELNAKVRMLREELQLLQEQGSYVGEVVKPMDKKKVLVKVHPEGKFVVDLDKSIDMSEVTPNCRVALRNDSYTLHKILPNKVDPLVSLMMVEKVPDSTYEMVGGLDKQIKEIKEVIELPVKHPELFEALGIDQPKGVLLYGPPGTGKTLLARAVAHHTECTFIRVSGSELVQKFIGEGARMVRELFVMAREHAPSIIFMDEIDSIGSSRLEGGSGGDSEVQRTMLELLNQLDGFEATKNIKVVMATNRIDILDSALLRPGRIDRKIEFPPPNEEARLDILKIHSRKMNLTRGINLRKIAELMPGSSGAEVKGVCTEAGMYALRERRVHVTQEDFEMAVTKVMQKDSEKNMSIKKLWK; from the exons ATGGGCTTCAAATTTTGTCAAAGTCattccaacatggcggccggaaCGGCTGTAATGCATTTTCCCAGTCCGAGAAGCACCGTGAAGAAAGAAGAACCGGCTCGCAGAGTCCACAAGATCAAAGCAGATGAG ATGGAAGTTGAAGAAGAGAAACAACATGAAGGAATCCAGCAATATTATATTACCAAGATAGAGGCACTCCAG ATGGTTGTGACAGAAGAAATCAAGAACTTGAGAAGGCTTGAGGCCCAGAGAAATGAGCTTAACGCTAAAG TGCGAATGTTGAGAGAGGAGCTGCAGTTGCTGCAAGAGCAAGGGTCGTATGTTGGTGAGGTGGTCAAACCAATggacaagaaaaaagttttagtaaag GTTCATCCGGAAGGGAAGTTTGTAGTTGATCTTGATAAGTCAATTGACATGTCTGAG GTTACACCAAACTGCAGAGTAGCACTAAGAAATGACAGTTACACTCTTCACAAGATACTGCCCAACAAG GTGGACCCTCTTGTCAGTTTGATGATGGTTGAGAAGGTTCCTGATTCCACTTATGAGATGGTGGGTGGACTAGACAAACAGATCAAAGAAATCAAAGAG GTCATTGAACTTCCTGTAAAACACCCTGAGCTTTTTGAAGCCCTTGGGATTGATCAGCCAAAG GGAGTATTACTGTATGGTCCACCAGGTACAGGCAAGACACTGCTTGCCCGAGCTGTAGCACACCACACTGAGTGCACATTCATTAGAGTTTCTGGATCTGAACTGGTGCAGAAATTTATTGGTGAAGGAGCTAGGATGGTTCGAGAACTGTTTGTTATggcaag GGAACATGCACCCTCCATCATTTTCATGGATGAGATTGATTCTATTGGGTCTTCAAGATTAGAAGGAGGGTCAGGAG GTGACAGTGAGGTACAAAGAACCATGTTGGAATTGCTAAACCAACTTGATGGGTTTGAAGCAACTAAGAACATCAAGGTTGTGATGGCAACAAACCGCATAGACATCTTGGATTCTGCTCTTTTGCGACCAGGACGTATTGACAGAAAGATTGAATTCCCGCCCCCAAATGAAGAG GCCAGATTGGATATCCTGAAGATTCACTCCAGAAAGATGAATTTAACCAGAGGTATCAATCTCAGAAAGATTGCTGAACTTATGCCTGGTTCATCAGGGGCTGAAGTCAAG GGTGTTTGCACGGAAGCTGGTATGTATGCCCTGAGAGAAAGAAGAGTTCATGTTACACAGGAAGACTTTGAAATGGCAGTGACAAAG GTGATGCAGAAAGATTCAGAGAAAAATATGTCCATCAAGAAACTCTGGAAGTAA